The following are from one region of the Ananas comosus cultivar F153 linkage group 20, ASM154086v1, whole genome shotgun sequence genome:
- the LOC109725759 gene encoding uncharacterized protein LOC109725759, translating to MGDYLVLHVDHPTTSPSMETINASSSSSSSSSKEVTCAPSPVSLSPSIGQVAVVTAEEEEPLIQVVECRICQEEDHIKNLETPCACSGSLKYAHRACVQRWCNEKGDITCEICHEQYKPGYTAPPRPPPDAIAIDISGGWTVTGTRLDINDPRILAVTSAQRHFLQAEYDDYAATNASSAAFCRSSALILMAILLLRHAVYITNGDEEDDAATIFSLFLLRAAGFLLPCYIMAWAISILQRRRERQEAEDLAAAEVAFILQSGQQRGLQFATEPESPTSPRQEPH from the exons ATGGGGGATTATCTAGTGTTGCACGTGGACCACCCGACAACGTCCCCAAGCATGGAGACAATAAATGcttcatcatcgtcatcatcatcttcctctAAGGAAGTTACATGTGCCCCCTCTCCTGTTTCTCTGTCCCCATCGATAGGGCAGGTAGCAGTTGTGACTGCAGAGGAAGAAGAGCCACTTATTCAGGTGGTTGAGTGTCGTATTTGCCAGGAGGAGGATCACATCAAGAACCTGGAGACTCCTTGTGCTTGCAGTGGTAGTCTCAAG TATGCTCATAGGGCATGCGTGCAACGATGGTGCAATGAGAAAGGAGACATCACCTGTGAAATCTGTCATGAG CAATACAAGCCTGGTTATACTGCACCTCCCCGACCCCCTCCTGATGCGATAGCAATTGATATAAG TGGAGGTTGGACCGTCACTGGCACCCGATTGGATATTAATGATCCTAGGATTCTTGCGGTAACATCAGCACAGCGCCATTTTCTTCAAGCCGAGTATGATGACTATGCTGCCACAAACGCTAGTAGTGCTGCTTTTTGCCGCTCTTCTGCTCTAATT TTAATGGCTATTTTGCTGTTGAGGCACGCCGTGTACATAACTAATGGCGATGAAGAAGACGATGCTGCCACAATTTTTTCA CTCTTCTTGTTGCGTGCTGCTGGTTTTCTGCTACCTTGTTACATCATGGCTTGGGCCATAAGCATCTTGCAGCGCCGAAGAGAAAGGCAG GAAGCAGAAGACTTAGCCGCAGCTGAAGTAGCATTCATTCTTCAATCAGGGCAACAAAGGGGACTCCAGTTCGCCACCGAACCCGAATCTCCCACCTCGCCTCGTCAAGAGCCACATTAA